Below is a window of Vicugna pacos chromosome 20, VicPac4, whole genome shotgun sequence DNA.
ATAACTGCTGTAGGGAAGACCCTTTATGTCTTTATGTGGGAATGTTGGTCCTCATAAGAAGGCTTGACTAATTCAGCCTGCACTTTAAGGCCCATCCCACAGAAAGGAAGGATGAGAGAACAAGAAACCCCAAGCAAACCGCCTGGTCATACGGGCTGCGTCTGGGTGCCATCGGCGCTGACCATGGTGACTGTATGAGTGCCAGATGTGGCAAGGTCATCCTCATGGCTGGGGATGGTGAGGGTGGTGCTCCCATGCTGGGTCACCATACTGATGGCACTCCCCAGGGCCTGCAGGTCTTCTGGGGACAGGCTGACCTGCCAACAGGAAGGAAGAAGATGATCTGGGAGTGCAGGGGACGGATGTCTGAAAGCCCCTAGGCAGACACATCTGCTCTCCCAGACCAGCTTAGCTTATTGGTAAGCTAGAAGATCAGCATCATGTCCCAGGTGTGGAGGGGGTCAGGACACTCAAGCAAAAGAGGCCCTAGGCTGCAAAGAGGGGTTACACTGCAAGAATTCTGCTGACTACTTCTATTCACCATCACTTTGCTTCAGGGCTCAGTTCCATTCAATTCATGATCTCTACCTAATTTCATCCTCATGTCAACTCCAAAAGGCACAGGTGCTCACTGGACAGTGAGCGTGCCGACAAGGATCAGGTTACACTGCCAGCTAGAAATCCCAGGCTTCCAGACCCCACACCATGCTCTGGCTCCCATACCAACATGCCTCTCTGAGAAGGAAACCTAAGTGTCTCATTCAGATGATCAGGACCTGTCAGCCTCTAACTACTAACTGTGCTAACTCCACTAACTGTGCTCCAGAAGTCCCAGAGACTGAGGTGGATGCACGAGGAAGATGGGGGCCTGCATTACAAGATTTGGTACCCTCAGTCTCAGCTCTCTGCGATCCATAAGACTAAAAAAGACAAACTAGGTGGAGATGAGGCTGTCAGAACTTTGGGGTTCCCCAGAGGGAGTGGGAGAGGGTACTAGCCAGACTgacccacccccaccctacccccaagGCCTGTACCTGCTGGGCACCATCCTGAGTGATCAGAGCCACCTGAGGGGCCCCCTCCTCCTCGGTCACCATAGCCACTTGGGCTGGGATGTCATCACCTTCTTCTTTCACCTCCGACAGGTAAGCAATGCGGGGTCGTTTGGGTGGCGGGCTCTCCTCAGCTGCAGAGGCGGCTGGGAGAGAAGAGCCCAGGCTGACACCTGCCACCAGGTGGTCACAGGGAGGCCAGGCTTGtctccaccctcacctcctgcccaCACCCCTCACCCTCGAGCTGCTGTTGCTCATACAGGGCCTGCTCACTCTCCTCCGTGGCCTCCAACTCGCCATGGGCGCTGCGCTTGTGCATGGCCAGGGTGGAGGTCTGCCGGTAGGTCTTGCCGCAGGTGCTGCAGGTGTAGGGCTTGCAGTGTGTGTGTACCACGTGGTGCTTATACAGGCTTGAGTACTCGGTGAAGCGCTTCCCGCAGCCTGGCACCGTGCAAACGTATGGCTTCTCCCCTGGGGACACTGGGCTGTGAGGGTGGTGGGAACTGGGGCTGGCAAGGGGAAAACTAAGGGGACAGGGATGGGGAACAGGGTTGGTGAAGGGAGagccagaaggaggaagagggactGAGATCTGGGACTCTGAATGGACAGAGCTGGGGAAGGTAGCCCGTGGAAGACAGAGGGGATGTGAGTGTGGGACCCTTGAGCCCAGAGACAAGGTGGGGAGAAAATGAGGGGACGGGGCAAGGCTGAGGCTAGTGAAGGGGCTGGTGGGAGGTGCTGGGGGCTTGTAAGGTTGAGGGTTATGAACAGAAGAGGCAGGAGACAGAGAGGGATGACTGATGTGTCAGGCGCAATGGGAGAGTGAGGGGACATATGCGTCTGAGAGGTGACACAGGAGGCTGAACAGGAACGTAacactggggagggggaaggtaCACAGGAGTCATATGACAGTGGATGAGGTGAGGAGCTGAAGATGACACTTCACTCTGCTTTTTCCCCATCAAGCCTGACCCTAGCCTACTCCCGGGAGCTCAGCTGGAGGGGGAGAACTCAGGGTGGATGTAGAGAGGTGACAAGGAGCTGAGAGGGCTGGCAATGCCTGTCAGATTGGACCTAACTGGAAATGGAGGAACAGCTCACTGCAAGTAAAAGAGTGGTTCTGGGGATTCAGCCCTGCCCACAGGCTGGAACAACTAGTAGGGAAGGGCTCTGGGCTAGGTGTGGAGAACATGTCTCAGGTCAGAAGCCTACGGCAGAAGGGGTTGAGCCCTCAGTGGGGGTGGTCCTCACATGCCAGCTGGCCCACCTGTGTGGATGCGCACGTGATTCTTGTAGTTGGTGGCGCTGGTGAAGCCACGGCCACAGTGGGGCTCGGGGCAGGTGTAGGGCCGCTCGCCTGTGTGGGTGCGCACATGTACCTTGCGGATATTAGACGTGGTGAAGGAGCGGCCACAGCCCTCAAAGGGGCACCGGAACGGGCGTTCACCTGTGGAGATGGGCTGTGTGAGGGGTGACTCAGGGAGGGGTCATGCCAGACAGGGAGCGGGGACAGCCCCAGGCTTGGGTCCAAGTCTGaatggggcagggagggcagggcccagcccACCGGTGTGGGTCCGGACGTGCTTCTGCAGGTCTCCTGAGGTCTTGAAGGCCTTGCTGCACAGCTCCTCTGGACACTTGTATGGCTTCTCACCGGTGTGGGTGCGCACATGGCTCTTCAGCCCATATCCTGTCCTCGTGCAGGAGGGAGGGGTAAGAAGACCGCTCGGTGGGGTCTTATCCTCCACCCTCTCACCTTCCTAATGCAGAGGCTCTCCATCTGAGGTGTGTTCTGTGAGGCTCTAGACCTCCTTTGGCACAAGAAGCCTGTGTCTGCCTCTATCCTACCCCTGCCTGGGCAGATAAGAGGGGCTGGAGAAGCCCACtctgctctccttccttctccagggACAGCTGGTGCCATTCCAGACCAGTGTAAGAGGGAATCCAGAGAACCTATGGCTAAAGGTCCTCAATTCAGGgggaaaatgaagctcagagagatttaGCGGCCCACCCAACACTCTCCACTGGTCGGTGTCAGCGCCAACACAGGGGCAGGTCCCTCTACCAATCCCCAGGCCTGCTGGCCTGGACCGTGCTGCCTCTTGTTTCCGTTAACAGGGACTCCTTGAGACAATGCCCTGCAGTCAGAGCATTCTGACAGTAGTTCCTCCAGGGAAGCAGCCTGGTGCTTGGTTCCCTTCAGGGAGCTGCCAAAGCTAATCTAGAACCCTTTGCCCTCAACTGGAAGCAGTCTACCTTGGTCTCCATTAGGTTACCTGTGGCAAAGGCCTTTCCGCAGCCGGGGAAATCACACCTGTATGGACGGTCACCCGTATGAGCTCTCTCATGCACCTGTAAGGACAAGCAATCACATAATTGGAAGGACAGAGGTGTGAATGGACACTTTGGTTCTCTTTAGGGCCCAGAGTATCAGCACTGGCCATCTCCTTTATTTTGCTTCCTCTTCAGCTgagatgccacctcctccagagaGCCTTCCCTGATACTCTGTCCTGCATTCTTCATGTGGGTCACAGCCCCCCTGTGCTGACATTTCTGTACAATCATCTCTTCCTTCCAGGAGGCAATGGGcaacttgagggcagggaccagttCCAGTCTGAAAGCTCTTTACAGCAACCTTACCTTTAAGTGATGAGCAGTGGTGTAGAGACGGCCACAGCCCTTGTAGCCACAGCGGAATGCCCTGTCCCCAACCTGCTGTCCTTTGACATTATGGGGAGCCTGGCTGTCATGTAGAACCTGAGGAAAAAAATCTTCGGGTCACTTTGTGTTCTCCTcaatgaaagacaggaggaggTGGGACACAGGGTCCAGCTGGCAGCTTAAGATCCAATAAGCAGAGTTAAACCTACCAGAGGGAGAAGGGCAACCTGGGTGACAGATCTAAACAGACAGGGAACAGACACTGAGGcacaatgcagaagaaatgaggCTAGCATGTGGAGTCACCACCCATTCCTAACGGACAGAGGGAGGACTAAATGTCACAGGGGCTATGACAGCTACAGGAGAAAGGGCATTTCCTAGATGGCTAGGTAAAGAGGGGGAGGAGTGGTCTGAATGGCCACACTCAAGCTGGGCTGAGAGCCAGCAATCCCCCTTTTGACCACCAACTTAGGAGGCTGCAACTCTGGACATGGCTATCCTCTGGTGAGAGGAGACTCCTTCCTCCCTGTGGTTGGAAAGGGCATAAAATAAGAGGCTTACTGTAGGGTTGAGCTCACATGGATTCACCAGAAGTGAGGTGGCCACAACCATTTAACTGCAGAAGCGCccagggcaggggcctgagggtcCCATCAAAAGCTCAGTTCCAACCACAGCACCCAGCTAACTGACAAGTCCTCCCCTTCCATCTCTTCTGGGAACCCTTCTGGAATCACCCGTTTCACACCAGCCTCTGGCTTCAGAGAGCCCTTACTGTTCTTCTGCTTTTCTGGGCAAAGTCCTGCTGGGACTGTCCCTTAGTCTTTGTTTCTGGGACACCATGACCTTCCCAGGAGCTCCTGAAACAGAACTCCAGAAGTTGTGGTGAGTAGGagacaaaggagggaagacaaATCCATCGCAAGTTCTGTCTAGTCATCTCTAGGTCAAGAGGTCAAGCAGCTGACAAAGTTTCATGGATATTTAAGCAGCTGGCGGATGGCAATGGATGGTCACAGGTGGCCAGGCCTGCTTGGTGGGCTAACCCACTCAGACGTTCAGATAGCATTCCCATGACTCTTGAGGTAATCGAGGAAATCAAGGAAATTCAGGGCTGGTAGCAACTTCTGAAAGCATCTGGTCCCATCTCATTATACGAGAGAGAAATAAGCCAAGGCCTAGGAGGGgcgtgacttacccaaggtcagacTAGGTAAAGGCAGAGCCAGCACAGATCTCAGGGCTCATGACCTGAAGCCCAGTTGTCTTTCCAACAGCAGTAAGCCTCAAATTTGGCTACTTAAATACACCTGAGGGAACTGGGGTGGGAGTAGGCATAGCCCAGAGGGGCCTACTGTGAAGTTTTGTGCTTCAGTTTGAAAAGACATGAGGATTTCCTCTTCTTGTCTATCATCCAGCCACGCTAGTTTTATTATAAAAAACAACTCCCCCCAGTCTTTTGGTAAAACAAGTGCTGCAGGAAACCCTGCCACACCCTGAGGCTCTGCAGTTCATTTTGGGGAGGGAGCACCCTGGTTTGGAAAGCTCACAGATCTCTGTACCCATTTCCCCTGTGGGTAGAACCACAGCTCCAGCAGAGAGAGCTTAGACTGATTGATGTTGGGAAAGCCAAGATTCTTCTCCTTTGCAGCTGAGCTACTGTGCAGGCTTTGTGTTTCAACGATCCTAGCTACTCTGTTAAATCTGCCCTGGCCACTGCCTACTGAGGTTATTTTCCCAAATGACTTAATGAGTTGcagagaagacataaatacaCGAACATCTGACCTCAGTGGACTGAAAAACTAATAAAAGTCACTGGCAAGGGCTTTCTCAGACAGCACAAAGTGAAGCTGGGCCTAAATTCCCACAGTTTGGATATCACTGTTTCTTACAGCTGCCTTCCCTCTGCAGAGACAGCATAAACAAGGGTAAGTGTAAACAGCTGTCGGCGGCCCCAGACAGGCTGGGATGCTCGCCCTAGACGATGACGTGTGAGAGATGAGTCGGGGGAGCCAGGGCAGAGGGGCAAAGGGAGTAGCCTGGGCCATGACCAAGCACAGGGCTGCCCCTGTCCTCCAGAGAAGTGGCAGATTTGGCAGGGGCCAGAAAGCTGAGCTCACCTTGCTGGCATACTGCTCCAGGGCCACCACAGTGTCTGCGCTGAAGCCCTCATCATCCTCTGTGGCCAGGTCCTCCAAGCCCACCTCCGTC
It encodes the following:
- the ZNF76 gene encoding zinc finger protein 76 isoform X1, producing the protein MESLGLQTVTLSDGTTAYVQQAVKGEKLLEGQVIQLEDGTTAYIHQVTVQKEPLSFEDGQPVQLEDGSMAYIHRTPKEGYDPSALEAVQLEDGSTAYIHHPMAVPSDSTILAVQTEVGLEDLATEDDEGFSADTVVALEQYASKVLHDSQAPHNVKGQQVGDRAFRCGYKGCGRLYTTAHHLKVHERAHTGDRPYRCDFPGCGKAFATGYGLKSHVRTHTGEKPYKCPEELCSKAFKTSGDLQKHVRTHTGERPFRCPFEGCGRSFTTSNIRKVHVRTHTGERPYTCPEPHCGRGFTSATNYKNHVRIHTGEKPYVCTVPGCGKRFTEYSSLYKHHVVHTHCKPYTCSTCGKTYRQTSTLAMHKRSAHGELEATEESEQALYEQQQLEAASAAEESPPPKRPRIAYLSEVKEEGDDIPAQVAMVTEEEGAPQVALITQDGAQQVSLSPEDLQALGSAISMVTQHGSTTLTIPSHEDDLATSGTHTVTMVSADGTQTQPVTIITSGTVVAEDSSVASLHHQQVALLATASGTHIAVQLEEQQTFEEAISVATAAMQQRAVTLETTESESGC
- the ZNF76 gene encoding zinc finger protein 76 isoform X3, which gives rise to MYPAEGYDPSALEAVQLEDGSTAYIHHPMAVPSDSTILAVQTEVGLEDLATEDDEGFSADTVVALEQYASKVLHDSQAPHNVKGQQVGDRAFRCGYKGCGRLYTTAHHLKVHERAHTGDRPYRCDFPGCGKAFATGYGLKSHVRTHTGEKPYKCPEELCSKAFKTSGDLQKHVRTHTGERPFRCPFEGCGRSFTTSNIRKVHVRTHTGERPYTCPEPHCGRGFTSATNYKNHVRIHTGEKPYVCTVPGCGKRFTEYSSLYKHHVVHTHCKPYTCSTCGKTYRQTSTLAMHKRSAHGELEATEESEQALYEQQQLEAASAAEESPPPKRPRIAYLSEVKEEGDDIPAQVAMVTEEEGAPQVALITQDGAQQVSLSPEDLQALGSAISMVTQHGSTTLTIPSHEDDLATSGTHTVTMVSADGTQTQPVTIITSGTVVAEDSSVASLHHQQVALLATASGTHIAVQLEEQQTFEEAISVATAAMQQRAVTLETTESESGC
- the ZNF76 gene encoding zinc finger protein 76 isoform X2 — protein: MESLGLQTVTLSDGTTAYVQQAVKGEKLLEGQVIQLEDGTTAYIHQVTVQKEPLSFEDGQPVQLEDGSMAYIHRTPKEGYDPSALEAVQLEDGSTAYIHHPMAVPSDSTILAVQTEVGLEDLATEDDEGFSADTVVALEQYASKVLHDSQAPHNVKGQQVGDRAFRCGYKGCGRLYTTAHHLKVHERAHTGDRPYRCDFPGCGKAFATGYGLKSHVRTHTGEKPYKCPEELCSKAFKTSGDLQKHVRTHTGERPFRCPFEGCGRSFTTSNIRKVHVRTHTGERPYTCPEPHCGRGFTSATNYKNHVRIHTGEKPYVCTVPGCGKRFTEYSSLYKHHVVHTHCKPYTCSTCGKTYRQTSTLAMHKRSAHGELEATEESEQALYEQQQLEAASAAEESPPPKRPRIAYLSEVKEEGDDIPAQVAMVTEEEGAPQVALITQDGAQQVTIITSGTVVAEDSSVASLHHQQVALLATASGTHIAVQLEEQQTFEEAISVATAAMQQRAVTLETTESESGC